The genomic region ACAACCTACTTCAGCTTTCAATTCAAGATCCGTTACTACCTTTTTAACCGTCTCAATCTCACTATCAAGCTTACCAAAGTGAACTTTACTCCATTCTTTAAGGTCACCTTTTAATCTTTTTAACTTGTTACGGAAAACACAATCCTTCCGGTTACCCCCCATTGGACCAGACCAAGAATCGGCAATAACCTTGTCAATACCCTCAACCACGAACCAATCATCAAAGATTTTGAACGGTTTAGGCCCAAAATCCACCTCACCATCCGACAACGAAATAGGACAATGGTCCGATACACTTCTATCTAAAGCCACCACTTTTAGATCGGTCCAAAGGTTAAGAAAGTCGTCCGAAACCAAGAATCTATCTAGCTTACTCATTTTCATCCCATCATCACTAACCCTAGTAAATTTCCTCCCACCCAAAGGAATGTCCACTAAACTATTTCTGTCAATGAACTCGTTAAACCTCTTAGCCCGATTATCCAAAAATTCACAATTCAATCTTTCCGACTTATCTCTAACCTCGTTAAAGTCCCCACAAATGACCCACGACACACCATCAATACACAAAATTTTGTCAAACGAATCCCAAAATTTACATTTGTTAGCGTCATCATGCGGACCGTACACATTGACAATAATCGATTCATTACCCGACTTTTTCCATTTTTCCCGTATAGCAATAAAAAAGTCATCAATTAACTCACTAGAAACCTCGAAGATGCTTTTATCCCAAATTAATAATTGTCCGCCCGACTTACCAACCATTTCTTTTTGAACATACCCACAATCACTAGAACCCCAAAGCCCGAATAACCAATTGTCGACTAGGTTATGACATTTCGTTTCTTGCAACGCTAGAATAGAGGGCCTTTCTACGAAACATAAGCTTTTAACATCACCAAATTTACTTTCTTTCCCGGACCCGAACCCACGAATGTTTAAGGAGATAATCTTCATTAATAAAAAGGAGGTACGAACAGAGAAAAAAGACACTTACATATCTTTCTTGGTCCATTTTAGACCAAGATTGGTGCTGAATTCCTCTACTCCAATACTGCTTTCCGATATCAATTGGTTCACCTCCTTTTTCTTGCTATTCCTAGACGACGATGACTTCTTACTCAGTTTCGATCTTCTACTACCACATGTCACACAATTAATCCCACTTGGTTCCTCAACGCCTTTTCCTTTCCTACTCGATCTCTTCGCATGTAAAATTTTTGATGAAGCTTTCCAGTTGCCGATGGAATTCCAGCAGCAATTGGATGAATCAGAAGCGTAAACACCCCCTTTACTTGCTTCGTTCTAAATACATAGTTTAAGAAATATCAATATTATATCGTACTTTCTATTCACTTTTCAGTTATACTACTTACTTTTTACCTATCATTGTATTTACATTTATAAAGTAGAGTTATAAAACAACACtgtcacattattattattttatttatgaatgttaattaattaatttaagatATCTTAAAAAAAAATAGTGGACAATATACTTAAGACATAAGGATGTTAAGATAATGATACTGAAGTGAATGTTGGTATACCAATTTGTACCGTTATTTTGGAATGGATAAAGAAGTTAAGTTTATATATACTACGGGAAAAGCTAACAAGTGTCTTAAGGGCACATTTTAAGCACCgtcaataataatttttttttcccaAAATTAACATTAATTGTAATAGATATTCCATGTATAAAAGGAAATGAATGAGTTTAATAAATGATATTTGAATTATAAATGAAAATATTAAGGGTAATGAATCATCCTTGTCTTAGGTATGTATGACAAAACTAGTTGGTTGCTTTTAGCTGTTATCAAGTAGCTTTTAGCTGGTAGCTTGTATCTGGTAGTTGTTAGATTTTTATATGTATTTGATTGTTTGACAGAGTAGCTGTTAGATTGTTATCAAGTAGCTTTTAGCTGGTAGCTTTTAGCTGTTAGATTTTTATGTGTAATCCTTGTCGGAGATATAACAAAATTTGCTTAATTTAATAtaaacatagattatgaaaaattaaatatgaaaattgtaagtttattttgttaaatataCTTGTTTTATTTTAATATGTTATAATTATTTCATTATAGTGTTGAAAACATAATGTAAATCTAACGATAAATAaatttgtaatagtaaatatgtaagcatatatctatatttatgtatttatatatgtatttcggaTGGTAATGGATATATCTATGGATGGAACTTTTCATCCATgttcatatccatattcatttaggttCATCGATATCCGTATTCATATTTATTTAGGTACATCCATATCTATCACGAAATGAATTTATCGGGTGATCCATCAGATCAGGTGGTCATACTCATTCTCATCTCTAAACATGACCATTGTGCTTTTAGGGCATAAGATAACTAAACCCACTTGTATAAATCTAGGGATGGCATTGGATGTAAAAAAATCCGAGATCCGCGGATACCCGCACCCGTGATGGGCTGATAAAATCCAAAATCTTTATATGCGGGTGGGCGATGGATGTAATCTTGTACCCGCAGACGGGTCGCgggtgggtgatggatgtaatagATCCATTGCTGGTAAAATCCGTTCCGAAAATCCGTAATACCCGTTTGAATAATCGACGGATATACCCGTTCTAAATGAGTGAAAATCGTCACCTTGAATAAATGGCCAATATGTAATAATTTACTCCGTATAAGTTTCTACATTCCTTTTATCATTTTGGTATCAAACTTTTTAGTAAATAGAGCATCTATGTATTATATAATCAAAGCATTTGCTGTTTGTTTTGTTTATTAGACTATTTTAATAAATCTAATTTTTACCTATATATCACTTTAGTAATTCACCAACCTACTGTATGAATACTTTTAGCAACtaaaatttttttattgttatttttcaaACATTGTAACTTCACATATATTAGCAAAAaagtataattaatatatgttttctcattgtattatatcataaacatgGTATATGATTTGATGATGTTTTTTCATATTACTTTGAATTATGTTATgatatttatttttgatttttaaatACTTTAATTTACATGTACTTCATGAATAAGATCAGCGGGTAAAACCGTAACCTGCGAATATCTGCGGGTACGAGCATGGATCTAAAAATAAATCCGTCAACCAAGATCCGCGGATTAATGGATCATCAAAAAATCGGCGAGTACGGGTGATGAAAGTAGTGGATCCGCGCCTACGACCCACAGGTGCCATCCCTGTATAAATCCGTTGGTTGAAAAAGCATCAACCTTAAAGTCATCAATAGTATGTAGTTGGTATGGATAACGAAGTTAAGTTTAGATACTTACATTCGTTGGTTGAAAAAGCATCAACCTTAAAGTCATCAATAGTAATGTAGTATCTTTTTCGTTTTGAAAAAATGAAGACGGTcaaaaacaaaatatataatacatataacttaatttATAATGGTGGGGAGAGGAGAAGATATTTATAGTTTATAGAGGCTATATAACGACAAATTAACGATGCTTTTATAATGACAAAAAACaaatgcaataataataataataataataataataataataataataataataataataataataataatctctctACTTATTAAAAGAAAACCTTaaatatgaaataattatttaaattCAACATTTAAATCAATTTCTAACCATTAGATCAAGATCAAACAAACTAATCTAACCATCCATTCTAATCTCGAAATTTAATTACAAATGCTTTTTGAGAATCTTTATTCAAAGACCTTTATACCCTTTAAAACATATTCATTTTACACTTTTACAATTAATTGGCTCCATAAATGACTCCATAAAATTCGACAATTACAATAACTACGgagtatttgaaaatgattatattTAATATTTGATGATTTAATAAAATCAAATCATTTTATTTATATccgaaattttaaaaaattaatagaAAAAAATTAACAAATTAAATATCTGTGATAAAATGAAACGTTTGTGatcaattataattaaataattaatttctattattattattatgattattattattatgctttttTATATTTTAACTACGGagtattttatttttttgaaaggtAAACCCTCCAAAGTGTAGCAAGTGGAGATTGAACATGGGTCCTTTGGGAACTTTTCAAGCATCTCACTAGCACGCCATCCTTTGGAGTTAACTACAGAGTATTTTGTGATCAATTATttgattattttttatattttatattattctattggcgacttgactgcatcgtagagcctaaattgaatcagCGAATGACTTTGAAattcatggaaatttgattctaccattttcatggcgggttttttttttttaccattttcatggagtcttaattttatttatttatatagttatttatttatttatttatttttatgctcaatttttattttaatattttaaaaaaaaaggaaATTTCCTACATTTtggtcggaggtccactcggaagcaatctccttATCTGTCGAATAGAGAGAGACGACTTTCTCTACaaaagtgttttcactctgggtgaagaaaTAATTTATTTGTATTCTCGAATACGggaagattgtctacatctcacctccctcatacaccacttatgtggtattgactATTGAGTTTGTTGATGTTGTTGTGTAATTCTGATATTAAAAATTAATTCAAATAATTGAATCAATCAATATGCGTGAATTACGCTAATCGATCATAATTTTGTTAAAATTTAATTAAATTGAACAAATTGTTAGGATACAATCAACAATTCTCCTTCAAGATTTTCAAACCTCATTCAAATTTTTGAAAGgaaaaaagggaaaaaaaaaaaaaaaaacagatatgCTATTCCGTCTCCATCTCAATCTCAATTCCCATTCTAAAACCTTATTCGAAAAAAAAGAACCGTCATCTTAAATTTCATTCTTCATCTCCGATAACAATGTTTGTCATCACAACTCTTTTAATTATTTTTTGGTACAATAATGATTTTGGGGCAAATATTCTGTAACCCTATTTTAACAATACACGAACATCGAATGACAGTTTAAGGTATTCATTGTAGAATCAATTGTTTCAGTGTTTGAATCAACTGTTTCAGTTATAAAATATAATGTTGGATTATCAACAATTCGTTTGTATTCCAGTTTTTGAATCATTTGTTGGGTGATATTAACTCAAGGTTTGTTCGGCTATCATGTGTTTTTATAGATACATTCATATATCATTATATGTCGTTAGAACTTTCTTTCTTTTTTCATTCAATTTTAGAAATTGAATATTTTTTATTCAAGATTTGTTCATATATCATGTGTTTTTTAGAATCATTCCTATATATTTATATGTGGTTGGCAATTTCAATGATATGAAGCTTGTGGTTCAACATGAAGTTTGTAAACCCCAATGCCTCTTTATATGTGTATTATTTTTTTGACcgaaatatgattgttattaaaTGTTTGATGTTTCTGTTTGAAGGTGTCAAATGAGTGGCGTGGGCTTTCAGTGagtgttaaaaaatatatataggtGTCAAATGAGTGTCACACTTTAACGGTGGGGTGGAATATTTTAAGGGTCGAGATGAATGCAAGAGATTTGGTGGGAAGGATCACTTAATCATGGCCCTCCATCCGAATAGTATGTTAGTTGCTCGATGGAAACTTGTGCTTGCAGATTTTGGAAGATACTCAAATCAGATTGTGAATGATGATAAAGATGTGATTGCTCCGTACAAACAGGTTGTTAGGACCATTCATGCTAACAAGTCTCCGACTATTGAAGTACGGCCAACGTCGGTGTATTTTCAAGGAGCGATTTATCGAAAAGATGTGAGTTATACTCTGTTTATAATGTTTTTGAAGAGTTTGTATTATTTGCTTAAATTTAAGATTTAGGATGTTacattgaaataaataaagtagtaGATAGATATGTTATTTGTCTGATCATATTGAATATCAGGATGACCAAAAACAACTACTTCATACACGTCATAACAGATCAGGATGACCCAAAACATTTCTGGCCAAAACTTttgattttcaattttttttttcttttatgaaCAATTATTACGTCGGGTATTTAAATGGTTAAGGAATGGCTTATAAACGTGAACGTTTAATGGACATATCGTGAAAGGTTCTGTGAGAAGTTCGTTTATGTTTGTTCTTAATGATTGAAGACAAACATGAATTTTCGTTCATTTAGTTGTAACGACCATGGGTTtttcaacgtttaattaataatatttattattaatacttgcgcattaataaatgtatttttatacgtttacttgttaccgtacttgactttgcatgccccgattcgtctttgtgacacacgtacttttcacgaataatatttcggatattatttacattcatgattaatttttattaatcattttaattaactaaggttactagttaattacttgggctttgtttatttaattgttatttacttacatacttgggctttataaatgtacatggacttagaagcccaccctacacacttaatggactatttagcccatctttcatgtaagtattacattaaGGCTTAACTAGATTAGTTAGTGTCATGTGGAGGCTAGTTACATGCACACTTACACATATTTCCCATGCTAACTTGCTTTATTACCATTTTTAGCTAGCATCTTCACCATTACATGCAAGAAACTAGTGGACACTTGCTTTATTACCATTTTTAGCTATGGGTGGGTAAAAGGGAGGTTCCAAATCTTTTTTTGTTACTTACCTACTAGTATTCTCTCATTACACTTCATTCttctcacacacacttacttgcaacttctcattttctctcatttgctctctactttgtaagtaacatgagctttttcttcttctttcttttcttaaAAACTGAATTATATCACTTGATCTTCATCATTctcttgtttaattacttgttcttttgttattgttgtttacttactagttattaagaatcaaactctctagtttgttcttcatatcatcttgttcatacaagaacatacaagaacttaaactttctagttatggttctacacttaaagttttaaaagatttaaagttcatgagttataatcatacttgagttcatgttgtaaacttaaggtttactttcttaaagatcaaagcccggcttgaatctttaaaagtatgaacaaccatgaacttattaacttgtagattagtttatttcttcattttgtgacctttaaagttgtgatgttgttaatttggtcaagtattactagttaatcttgatctcatatttcttgaaaataaaagttaactttataagttcaagaacatagaagtataactttctagttataacttcatatacttatgaaagatctaagtttctatagcttatggtctacttattttgttgtaaacaagagcttatgagcttacatacactttacaagatgagaatctaagtttcataacttatgatttcattaaagtaaagattcatgtcttataacttaggatttaacttagtaactttagatctagacttttgggtcttggatctacaagatctaactaagaactatgttctacaacttaagatcttgattatttagtttactttcaagtttgtagcttaatattacttttagagttcatgtatgtgtcggatctaagatcttgatgtaactttggttcatcaaattacttgcaacacttaattgagttgtgctacatatcttagacttacacttgtgttatgatggtcaaaacttggtaaagatgatgcaaacacatcaacgagttgtacacttgaagatatatgcatcaaggatgagaaccgtgatgagcatcgagcaccaagaacccaccggaacacgaaacctactgtttttcgggtctgatcagaatacctgggctactgtaaagttgattttcagtttatatatatatatatatatatatatatatatatatatatatatatatatatatatatatatatatatatatatatatatatataggatctatggccctccgaacgtcactatgtccttttaacgttgtgctgaaaattctgacctactcgcacttaaaccgtcgccacggtcaaacgaagacgagtttgattctggaatttttacagcaactaaaggactcatatacagagccatggccactggtcccacctcaattcagtttgtatagaggctgtggcgactgatcgaagtcagcctttgttttaaactcttttctagaatgaaacttactttatacttttttgttaaatgatgaatgatgatgatacttaagacctaatttacatacatttaaacctttgggaactatttactgacttagtaacttttgacttaggttgaagacCCTTCCGGACAAACATAATTGCTTACCTTTCCCGtgccaactttactactactttatcactgtgagttatagcgtcCCTTTTTacttttaactattttgggaactaagaatacatgcgtattttacattttacatactaggcacgagtacttaaactttatatatgtgtgggttatacaacggcataaactttccccttagctcggtaacgtttagtcattggtctttgaaccggtgaacgcgaatcttagatatggatccatagggtttgacatccccactcgggctagtagcgctagcatttaacgggttttaatacttcgtaatcatacgcactcgccaagtgtacttttagggggtgataaacgttaagttagttaccaagtgcccacggttatacatatacttttcatactgttttgatacgctatttgtagcactgaaatctcgtggcctaccttacattactgttatacttaaactatagctcaccaacctttgtgttgacgtttttaagcatgtttttctcaggtgcttaaggttgcttgcttccgctgttgtactagtcatgccttgtagactccgctgcgcttttatagagatgtcaccgcatgaaacatttttatcttgcattcaaactttattacttttgaacaatgatttgtaacgacctaagggtcacgtactattatctttgcttctattcatagaagcatacttttggttgtaaaacatttgacgttggttatgacgtcacctttattcatgaatgcaaacttcttttgaaaccgcatatagtatttgaccttgtaatgatcctgttgttgatgattcgtacacgatggttttgtacgaggtatcacatttggtatcagagcattggttgtagggaattaggttgcattagtgagtctggaccgacccgagtagaattcactaataggactaatctacaacttggtagtttacctgtttctgcgaaacttgctgcatactgctgcttacttttactgctatatgccgtatgctactacatgacttcactactgcatgctattatctgtttttgattgcatgatacttgccgttattgccatgctacttactgttacacatgatttagactgtcgtagttactttgcctaatacgtgcttgctttatgacttactgacatggaaaaagttatttttccttgttcagatgtcggatattccacctgtcatcattttggacagcgacacagacttatcagccacctcacctgccatcgttgcagattctcagatcccgtcgtcgacaccctccaatgactcaggcgcttcatcctccggagctagtagccatgcacccggcccagtgattacctcagacgaAGCTGAGGACCTATagaagattccagctccacttgtcccaggaccctcggagccacagcaccattccggtggtgctgtgatttccgcggaacttggggaaggttcagtccataatgagcataaccattggtgccgacgccttcctgatggacgtctcgtgccgatcgggcccggcagataccgacagatgatggccgcccgaggagagccacccgtgcaccCACCCCCAGCCGATTtggacgacccatcatccgccgattcttcatctgacgactcatcttctgacgactctagtgatgaggattcagatgaggaccctgatgatgcacctgtacagccaccctccaccccgccgaagaagcggtaccgtttcgatggtaccgtcattccagggattaatggaggtcgaccattcgttgacgctcatggtcggtgtcgtagggttactgcccgaaagcggcttgtgccgtatcctgctgatcccttcatccgtaagccttaccgcttcgcagcctctacttctgtagccggaccgtctgcaccaccaactCAACCAGCACCACCCATACCGACTGCAcggcctgccccaccatctcc from Rutidosis leptorrhynchoides isolate AG116_Rl617_1_P2 chromosome 9, CSIRO_AGI_Rlap_v1, whole genome shotgun sequence harbors:
- the LOC139869088 gene encoding uncharacterized protein, which gives rise to MKIISLNIRGFGSGKESKFGDVKSLCFVERPSILALQETKCHNLVDNWLFGLWGSSDCGYVQKEMVGKSGGQLLIWDKSIFEVSSELIDDFFIAIREKWKKSGNESIIVNVYGPHDDANKCKFWDSFDKILCIDGVSWVICGDFNEVRDKSERLNCEFLDNRAKRFNEFIDRNSLVDIPLGGRKFTRVSDDGMKMSKLDRFLVSDDFLNLWTDLKVVALDRSVSDHCPISLSDGEVDFGPKPFKIFDDWFVVEGIDKVIADSWSGPMGGNRKDCVFRNKLKRLKGDLKEWSKVHFGKLDSEIETVKKVVTDLELKAEVGCLNDEKRAKWLNSRKTWMEKEKIKTGMLKQKARVR